In a genomic window of Streptomyces sp. NBC_01231:
- the purN gene encoding phosphoribosylglycinamide formyltransferase gives MAAKPVAKRLVVLVSGSGTNLQALLDAIETVGTEAYGAEIVAVGADREGIEGLARAERAGIPTFVRKVREFGTRDEWDAALAEAVAAYEPDLVVSAGFMKIVGKEFLARFGGRCVNTHPALLPSFPGAHGVRDALAYGARVTGCTVHFVDDGVDTGPIIAQGVVEIRDEDDESALHERIKEVERRLLVEVVGRLARNGYRIEGRKVVIQ, from the coding sequence GTGGCCGCCAAGCCCGTGGCCAAGCGCCTTGTCGTGCTGGTCTCCGGATCCGGTACGAACCTCCAGGCGCTGCTCGACGCCATCGAGACCGTCGGCACCGAGGCCTATGGCGCCGAGATCGTGGCCGTGGGCGCCGACCGTGAGGGCATCGAGGGGCTCGCGCGGGCCGAGCGCGCCGGGATTCCCACCTTCGTGCGGAAGGTCAGGGAGTTCGGGACGCGTGACGAGTGGGACGCCGCCCTCGCCGAGGCCGTCGCCGCGTACGAGCCCGACCTTGTGGTGTCCGCGGGGTTCATGAAGATCGTGGGCAAGGAGTTCCTGGCCCGCTTCGGCGGGCGGTGCGTGAACACGCACCCCGCCCTCCTTCCCAGTTTTCCCGGCGCCCACGGCGTCCGTGACGCGCTCGCGTACGGGGCCAGGGTCACCGGCTGCACCGTCCACTTCGTCGACGACGGCGTCGACACCGGCCCGATCATCGCCCAGGGCGTGGTCGAGATCCGGGACGAGGACGACGAAAGCGCTCTGCACGAGCGCATCAAGGAAGTCGAGCGAAGGCTGCTCGTCGAGGTCGTGGGGCGGCTCGCCCGCAACGGCTATCGCATTGAGGGACGAAAGGTAGTTATCCAGTGA
- the purH gene encoding bifunctional phosphoribosylaminoimidazolecarboxamide formyltransferase/IMP cyclohydrolase — translation MTATAESNKRAIRRALVSVYDKTGLEDLARGLHEAGVELVSTGSTASRIAGAGVPVTRVEELTGFPECLDGRVKTLHPKVHAGILADLRLEDHRNQLAELGVEPFDLVVVNLYPFRETVASGATPDECVEQIDIGGPSMVRAAAKNHPSVSVVTSPARYADVLAAVQDGGFDLATRKRLAAEAFRHTAEYDIAVSSWFASAYAPADDSPFPSFLATSLERSHTLRYGENPHQPAALYTAGTGGLAEAEQLHGKEMSFNNFTDTDAARRAAYDHAEPAVAIIKHANPCGIAVGADVAEAHRKAHACDPLSAFGGVIAVNRPVSKEMAEQVAEIFTEVIVAPDYEDGALEALARKKNIRVLRVPDGPAHPVDVKPIDGGALLQVADRLQAEGDDPANWTLATGEALGADELEQLSFAWKACRAVKSNAILLAKDGASVGVGMGQVNRVDSAKLAVERAGAERAQGSFAASDAFFPFPDGLEILVDAGVKAVVQPGGSVRDELVVEAAKKAGVTMYFTGTRHFFH, via the coding sequence GTGACCGCCACCGCCGAGAGCAACAAGCGGGCCATCCGTCGCGCGCTCGTCAGCGTCTACGACAAGACCGGGCTCGAGGACCTCGCGCGCGGGCTGCACGAGGCGGGCGTGGAGCTCGTCTCCACCGGGTCCACCGCCTCCCGTATCGCCGGCGCCGGCGTCCCCGTCACCCGGGTCGAGGAGCTCACCGGCTTCCCCGAGTGCCTGGACGGCCGCGTCAAGACCCTGCACCCCAAGGTCCACGCGGGCATCCTGGCCGACCTGCGGCTGGAGGACCACCGCAACCAGCTCGCCGAGCTGGGCGTGGAGCCCTTCGACCTGGTCGTCGTCAACCTCTACCCCTTCCGTGAGACCGTCGCCTCCGGTGCCACGCCCGACGAGTGCGTCGAGCAGATCGACATCGGCGGTCCCTCCATGGTGCGCGCCGCCGCCAAGAACCACCCCTCCGTCTCCGTGGTCACCAGCCCCGCGCGGTACGCGGACGTCCTCGCCGCCGTGCAGGACGGCGGCTTCGACCTCGCCACCCGCAAGCGGCTGGCGGCGGAGGCCTTCCGGCACACCGCCGAGTACGACATCGCGGTCTCCTCCTGGTTCGCCTCCGCCTACGCGCCGGCCGACGACTCCCCCTTCCCCTCCTTCCTCGCCACCAGCCTGGAGCGCTCCCACACCCTGCGCTACGGCGAGAACCCGCACCAGCCCGCCGCCCTCTACACCGCCGGCACGGGCGGCCTGGCGGAGGCCGAGCAGCTGCACGGCAAGGAGATGTCCTTCAACAACTTCACGGACACGGACGCCGCTCGCCGTGCCGCGTACGACCACGCCGAGCCGGCCGTCGCGATCATCAAGCACGCCAACCCGTGCGGTATCGCGGTGGGCGCGGACGTCGCCGAGGCGCACCGCAAGGCGCACGCCTGCGACCCGCTGTCGGCGTTCGGCGGCGTGATCGCGGTCAACCGGCCGGTGTCGAAGGAGATGGCCGAGCAGGTCGCCGAGATCTTCACCGAGGTCATCGTCGCGCCCGACTACGAGGACGGCGCGCTGGAGGCCCTCGCCAGGAAGAAGAACATCCGCGTACTGCGCGTCCCGGACGGCCCCGCCCACCCGGTCGACGTCAAGCCGATCGACGGCGGCGCCCTGCTCCAGGTCGCCGACCGGCTCCAGGCCGAGGGCGACGACCCCGCGAACTGGACCCTGGCGACGGGCGAGGCGCTCGGCGCGGACGAGCTGGAGCAGCTGTCCTTCGCCTGGAAGGCCTGCCGCGCCGTGAAGTCCAACGCGATCCTCCTGGCCAAGGACGGTGCCTCGGTCGGCGTCGGCATGGGGCAGGTCAACCGCGTCGACTCCGCGAAGCTGGCCGTCGAGCGGGCGGGCGCCGAGCGGGCGCAGGGGTCGTTCGCCGCGTCGGACGCGTTCTTCCCCTTCCCGGACGGCCTGGAGATCCTCGTCGACGCCGGTGTGAAGGCCGTGGTCCAGCCCGGCGGTTCGGTCCGCGACGAACTGGTCGTCGAGGCCGCGAAGAAGGCGGGCGTGACGATGTACTTCACGGGGACTCGGCACTTCTTCCACTGA
- a CDS encoding peptidoglycan-binding protein: MRSRILARTLVSAVTVVGIAAGSLAVAGTGFAASEQVAKPAAGSGEISTLATNNLGLTNAQAKNVQRWLARHWNYNGSIDGELGTNSWMAFQRALKAHWGYAGPIDGDPGENTVKALQRLLKGGYGYGGAIDGDPGAGTQTAFKKFSVAAPSVGPRGLR; encoded by the coding sequence ATGCGATCGCGCATTCTGGCAAGGACGCTCGTCAGCGCCGTCACCGTCGTCGGTATCGCCGCCGGGAGCCTGGCGGTTGCGGGTACCGGCTTCGCGGCGTCCGAGCAGGTCGCGAAGCCGGCCGCGGGTTCCGGGGAGATCTCCACGCTCGCGACGAACAACCTCGGCCTGACCAACGCGCAGGCCAAGAACGTCCAGCGCTGGCTGGCGAGGCACTGGAACTACAACGGCTCGATCGACGGGGAGCTGGGCACCAACAGCTGGATGGCGTTCCAGCGTGCCCTCAAGGCGCACTGGGGATACGCCGGCCCGATCGACGGAGACCCCGGCGAGAACACGGTCAAGGCGCTGCAGCGCCTGCTGAAGGGGGGCTACGGCTACGGCGGCGCGATCGACGGTGACCCCGGAGCGGGCACACAGACCGCGTTCAAGAAGTTCTCCGTCGCGGCCCCATCCGTCGGACCGCGCGGGCTCCGCTAG
- a CDS encoding serine/threonine-protein kinase → MTGQQSHTVPVPQGYRVGHWEIREPLASGAFATVYAGRATGEADPALPRRAALKVLPTGTTTPRQLRHLRELAKREVELLERLRAPRLIRMYETLTVDDPDHPELDGATVLVLERAEGSLDALLEDDPTPESGPALLAQICEGLHQLHHAGWVHGDLKPANVLLMKDGSVRLADFNLAAELEGTHAYAPVFATPDYTPPELFWAEIDERGTRIRPSADVWSFGVLAHVVLTGSYPLPGSSTEARTDAAMRYARGAEELRLSPDLPDAWREIVRDCLAPKHRERVTHDTATLLRRVEEAAGVARSARLPRLRPRFWQRHPVLTSALATVLLATSGTLGAAYLYVNQDDGVPVYAALPTESASRGSDGQLVYGYHRCPKDSVCFFSEYNGNGDLCSWRGDDADWHSGDETCTWAASAPVRSIFNNVADERKNHDVTYFRGADFEPAGADRRRMAQRSGCSTVNSMGNVAGEAAPQSHRLVDSCSTKSVLWTILSLFG, encoded by the coding sequence ATGACCGGACAGCAGTCGCACACGGTCCCCGTACCGCAGGGCTACCGCGTGGGGCACTGGGAGATACGGGAGCCGCTGGCGTCGGGTGCCTTCGCGACCGTGTACGCGGGCCGGGCGACCGGCGAGGCGGATCCGGCCCTGCCCCGCCGGGCCGCCCTGAAGGTCCTGCCGACGGGCACCACCACCCCGCGCCAACTGCGCCATCTGCGCGAACTGGCCAAGCGGGAAGTGGAGTTGCTGGAGCGGCTCCGCGCACCGCGCCTGATCCGGATGTACGAGACACTCACCGTGGACGACCCGGACCACCCCGAACTCGACGGCGCCACCGTCCTCGTCCTGGAACGCGCCGAAGGCTCCCTGGACGCCCTGCTGGAAGACGACCCGACGCCCGAGTCGGGCCCCGCGCTGCTGGCCCAGATCTGCGAGGGCCTGCACCAACTGCACCACGCGGGCTGGGTGCACGGCGATCTGAAGCCCGCCAACGTCCTGCTGATGAAGGACGGTTCGGTACGACTGGCCGACTTCAACCTGGCCGCCGAACTGGAAGGCACACACGCGTACGCGCCCGTCTTCGCCACCCCCGACTACACCCCGCCGGAACTGTTCTGGGCCGAGATCGACGAGCGGGGCACACGGATCCGTCCCTCCGCCGACGTCTGGTCCTTCGGCGTCCTCGCCCACGTGGTCCTCACGGGCTCCTACCCGTTGCCGGGCAGCAGCACGGAGGCTCGCACCGACGCGGCGATGCGGTACGCGCGGGGCGCGGAGGAACTGCGGCTGTCTCCCGATCTGCCCGACGCGTGGCGGGAGATAGTGCGGGACTGTCTGGCCCCGAAGCACCGGGAACGCGTCACGCACGACACGGCCACGCTCCTGCGCCGCGTGGAGGAGGCGGCGGGCGTCGCCCGCTCGGCCCGCCTGCCGCGCCTGCGCCCCCGCTTCTGGCAGCGGCACCCCGTACTGACGTCGGCCCTGGCCACCGTGCTGCTGGCAACGAGCGGGACGCTGGGGGCGGCGTACCTGTACGTGAACCAGGACGACGGAGTGCCGGTGTACGCGGCCCTGCCCACGGAGTCGGCGTCAAGAGGGTCTGACGGCCAGCTGGTCTACGGCTACCACCGGTGCCCCAAGGACAGCGTCTGCTTCTTCAGCGAGTACAACGGCAACGGCGACCTGTGCAGTTGGCGCGGCGACGACGCCGACTGGCACTCGGGCGACGAGACCTGCACATGGGCGGCCAGTGCTCCGGTCCGCTCGATCTTCAACAACGTCGCGGACGAGCGGAAGAACCACGACGTGACCTACTTCCGCGGGGCGGACTTCGAGCCCGCCGGTGCCGACCGCCGCCGTATGGCCCAACGCAGCGGCTGCTCAACCGTGAACTCCATGGGCAACGTGGCGGGCGAGGCCGCACCGCAGTCGCACCGGCTGGTGGACAGCTGCTCGACCAAGTCGGTGCTGTGGACGATCCTTTCGCTGTTCGGCTGA
- a CDS encoding ALF repeat-containing protein, with protein sequence MRPMRTALTLVATAALAQALLLTGPAFASDSVPPSAVAVATATDAAGSGVDEMSDDDVRVAIMRIIADPGTGKAVYAAAQQAMNGTIEDQRYFLETGRWTAQAEDDRVAIARILASADPKTDRAVIREANEALDANTPEALRAFLETGHRLARAEDDRVRVARILADPTISDALRAAAEDAIDGTPEELRYFIEVGQYEVDR encoded by the coding sequence GTGAGACCGATGCGTACCGCCCTGACCCTCGTGGCAACCGCCGCCCTGGCCCAGGCGCTCCTGCTGACCGGCCCGGCCTTCGCCTCCGACTCCGTTCCGCCGTCCGCCGTCGCCGTGGCGACCGCGACCGACGCGGCCGGTTCCGGTGTCGACGAGATGTCCGACGACGACGTCCGAGTCGCGATCATGCGCATCATCGCCGACCCGGGCACCGGCAAGGCCGTGTACGCCGCCGCGCAGCAGGCCATGAACGGCACCATCGAGGACCAGCGGTACTTCCTGGAGACGGGCCGTTGGACGGCCCAGGCCGAGGACGATCGCGTCGCCATCGCCCGCATCCTCGCCTCCGCCGACCCGAAGACCGACAGGGCGGTCATCAGGGAGGCCAACGAGGCCCTCGACGCCAACACCCCGGAAGCCCTTCGCGCCTTCCTGGAGACCGGCCACCGCCTCGCCCGGGCCGAGGACGACCGCGTCCGCGTCGCCCGCATCCTCGCCGACCCGACCATCAGCGACGCGCTGCGGGCTGCGGCGGAGGACGCCATCGACGGGACGCCGGAGGAGCTGCGGTACTTCATCGAGGTGGGGCAGTACGAGGTGGACCGCTAG
- a CDS encoding FHA domain-containing protein — MYSVIVVPPMCGSADGQVRIAAGERLTFGRAGTDGGLTIAHGGVPRVAGEITAHRSFWLLSNLSEDQTYVVENPEGAGEHLKIAPGRMEAPVPFEFSRVVLPAAGDLLSFDVWAPRHAFRSADRRGLAGAATAPAFALDRTSRYFAVLAALCEPRLRGQPHASLPAVEQLVERLRPVWPAVSRSSVYWNIDYLALKLRLRPGPDTAEPGLRVNGKKDSLVSLALRFDLVREDDLVVLAATAGETVR; from the coding sequence ATGTACAGCGTCATCGTCGTACCACCGATGTGCGGCAGCGCGGACGGGCAGGTCAGGATCGCCGCGGGCGAACGGCTGACGTTCGGCAGGGCCGGAACGGACGGCGGACTCACCATCGCCCACGGAGGGGTGCCCCGAGTCGCCGGAGAGATCACGGCACACCGCTCCTTCTGGCTGCTGAGCAACCTCAGCGAGGACCAGACCTACGTGGTGGAGAACCCGGAGGGCGCGGGAGAACACCTCAAGATCGCGCCGGGCCGTATGGAAGCCCCGGTACCGTTCGAGTTCTCGCGGGTGGTCCTGCCCGCCGCGGGAGACCTGCTCAGCTTCGACGTCTGGGCGCCACGCCACGCCTTCCGCAGCGCCGACCGCCGGGGACTTGCCGGCGCCGCCACGGCACCGGCGTTCGCTCTGGACCGCACCAGCCGGTATTTCGCGGTGCTGGCCGCCCTGTGCGAGCCCCGGCTTCGCGGGCAACCGCACGCGTCACTTCCGGCGGTGGAGCAGTTGGTGGAGCGATTACGTCCGGTCTGGCCGGCGGTCAGCCGCTCGTCCGTCTACTGGAACATCGACTACCTGGCCCTCAAACTCCGGCTGCGCCCCGGCCCCGACACCGCCGAGCCCGGCCTCCGCGTCAACGGCAAGAAGGACTCGCTGGTCTCGCTCGCCCTCCGCTTCGACCTGGTCCGCGAGGACGACCTGGTGGTGCTGGCCGCGACGGCGGGCGAGACGGTCCGGTGA
- a CDS encoding protein kinase, giving the protein MTEPYAVPVPRGYRVGAWEVREPIATGAFGSVYEARRTEDVVGGEELPRTVALKFLPTGTGTPRQLTHLRELIEREVELYRRLRRPRLIRMYDTLTVDDPEHPALDGATVLVLEKAERSLSALLTASPRPGAGPLLLAQICEGLAQLHRAGWVHGDLKPANVLLMKDGSARLADFNMAAELEGTHAYTPAFSTPDYTPPELLWSEIGERGRRIRPSADVWAFGVLAHLVLTDSFPLPGGTSTARRDAAAAYARGTDELRLSPELPQVWREIVRDCLARTHADRITTETLLRRVETAAGSGRSPRLPRMPLRRRTAVLAAATATVVVAALGYAISTWSDPAVAGTVAGASAGASAGASAGPGAGDGAGDGGKISADTGAQSVTSDRYGAAELRTDKGIPVKYRKLIVDSAHNCAQPEVTPALIAAMLKAESNFDPNLSDPVAGEYGIARWTPTILRWWVRNDGVPAEETPRPPLTPEQSIPAVGRYLCGIKPLLNPSLPGDRQVLLAASYRTSYKKVNAANGVPPKARAYADRVAHYLKEYTPSTEK; this is encoded by the coding sequence GTGACCGAGCCGTACGCCGTGCCGGTGCCGCGCGGGTACCGGGTCGGCGCCTGGGAGGTGCGCGAGCCGATCGCTACGGGCGCGTTCGGGAGCGTGTACGAGGCCCGGCGCACCGAGGACGTCGTCGGCGGCGAGGAACTGCCCCGCACGGTCGCCCTGAAGTTCCTGCCCACCGGCACGGGCACCCCCAGACAGCTGACCCACCTGCGCGAACTGATCGAGCGGGAGGTCGAGTTGTACCGTCGGCTCAGACGTCCGCGACTGATCCGGATGTACGACACCCTCACCGTCGACGACCCGGAGCACCCGGCCCTCGACGGTGCCACGGTCCTCGTACTGGAGAAGGCGGAGCGATCACTGTCCGCCCTGCTCACCGCCTCGCCCCGGCCCGGCGCGGGCCCCCTCCTCCTCGCGCAGATCTGCGAGGGGCTGGCCCAGCTGCATCGCGCGGGCTGGGTGCACGGGGACCTGAAACCGGCCAACGTGCTGCTGATGAAGGACGGTTCGGCGCGGCTGGCCGATTTCAACATGGCCGCGGAGCTGGAGGGCACCCACGCGTACACGCCCGCCTTCTCCACCCCCGACTACACCCCGCCCGAGCTGCTCTGGTCGGAGATCGGCGAACGGGGCCGCCGGATCCGCCCGTCCGCCGACGTCTGGGCTTTCGGGGTCCTCGCCCACCTCGTCCTCACCGACTCCTTCCCGCTGCCCGGCGGCACCTCCACGGCCCGCCGGGACGCTGCCGCCGCGTACGCGCGGGGCACCGACGAGCTGCGACTGTCGCCGGAACTGCCACAGGTGTGGCGGGAGATCGTGCGGGACTGTCTGGCGCGCACGCACGCCGACCGCATCACCACCGAGACCCTGCTCCGCCGGGTCGAGACGGCGGCGGGCTCGGGCCGCTCGCCCCGTCTGCCCCGGATGCCGCTGCGCCGCCGTACGGCCGTCCTGGCCGCCGCGACCGCCACGGTCGTGGTCGCGGCGCTCGGCTACGCCATCTCCACCTGGTCGGACCCCGCCGTCGCCGGCACCGTCGCCGGCGCCAGTGCCGGCGCCAGTGCCGGCGCCAGTGCCGGCCCCGGTGCCGGCGACGGTGCCGGCGACGGCGGGAAGATCTCCGCCGACACAGGGGCCCAGAGCGTCACGTCCGACCGCTACGGCGCCGCCGAACTCCGTACGGACAAGGGCATCCCGGTGAAGTACCGCAAGCTGATCGTCGACTCGGCCCACAACTGCGCCCAGCCGGAGGTCACCCCGGCTCTCATCGCGGCGATGCTCAAGGCGGAGAGCAACTTCGACCCGAACCTCTCCGACCCCGTGGCCGGCGAGTACGGCATCGCCCGCTGGACCCCGACCATCCTGCGCTGGTGGGTCCGCAACGACGGCGTCCCCGCGGAGGAGACACCCAGGCCTCCCCTCACCCCCGAACAGTCCATTCCCGCCGTGGGCCGCTACCTCTGCGGCATCAAACCGCTGCTGAACCCCTCCCTGCCGGGCGACCGGCAGGTGCTGCTCGCCGCCTCCTACCGAACGTCCTACAAGAAGGTGAACGCCGCGAACGGCGTTCCCCCGAAGGCTCGTGCCTACGCCGATCGCGTCGCTCACTACCTCAAGGAGTACACGCCTTCCACCGAGAAGTGA
- a CDS encoding FHA domain-containing protein, which yields MYSIIVVPPPTTEDEPQHTQQRLAPGERLTFGRSARENDLVVPHDGVSRRAGVISAQGAFWTLSNLCAHQTYVVENPEGAGEHIKVGPGRLDAPVPFEFSRIVLPAAGDLLAIDVWAPRHDYLRTEGGLDGDTTAPAFSVDRTKRYFAVLAALCEPRLRGEPHAPLPTVEQVVDRLRPKWPAASRTTVQWNIDYLAVKLRLKPGPDTAETGGRLNGKKESLVSLALRFDLVREDDLTVLTAQAAPAAPAARGAR from the coding sequence TTGTACAGCATCATCGTGGTACCTCCGCCGACCACGGAGGACGAGCCCCAGCACACCCAACAGCGACTCGCGCCCGGCGAGCGGCTGACCTTCGGCCGCTCCGCGCGCGAGAACGACCTGGTCGTTCCGCACGACGGGGTGTCCCGCCGAGCGGGCGTGATCAGCGCGCAGGGCGCCTTCTGGACCCTGAGCAACCTCTGCGCCCACCAGACGTACGTCGTGGAGAACCCGGAGGGCGCGGGCGAGCACATAAAGGTGGGGCCGGGGCGGCTGGACGCGCCGGTGCCGTTCGAGTTCTCGCGGATCGTGCTGCCGGCGGCGGGCGATCTGCTGGCGATCGACGTGTGGGCGCCGCGCCACGACTATCTGCGCACCGAGGGCGGCCTCGACGGCGACACCACCGCGCCCGCCTTCTCCGTCGACCGCACCAAGCGCTACTTCGCGGTCCTCGCCGCCCTGTGCGAGCCACGGCTGCGCGGTGAACCGCACGCCCCGCTGCCCACGGTCGAGCAGGTCGTCGACCGTCTGCGCCCGAAGTGGCCCGCGGCGTCCCGCACCACCGTGCAGTGGAACATCGACTACCTGGCCGTCAAGCTGCGCCTCAAGCCCGGCCCGGACACCGCGGAGACCGGCGGCCGGCTCAACGGCAAGAAGGAGTCCCTGGTGTCCCTGGCGCTCCGGTTCGACCTGGTCCGGGAGGACGACCTCACCGTCCTGACAGCCCAGGCAGCCCCGGCAGCCCCGGCAGCCCGGGGGGCACGGTGA